The Mixta hanseatica genome includes a region encoding these proteins:
- the pdxJ gene encoding pyridoxine 5'-phosphate synthase, with protein sequence MAELLLGVNIDHIATVRNARGTQYPDPVQAAFVAEQAGADGITVHLREDRRHITDRDVRLLRQTIETRMNLEMAVTEEMLAIACELKPHFCCLVPEKRQEVTTEGGLDVAGQQANVSAAVKRLSAAGIQVSLFIDADERQIDAAVATGAPYIEIHTGAYAEAEEGGARDAELARIQQAASYAASKGLKVNAGHGLTYHNVLPIAALPEMHELNIGHAIIGRALMSGLAEAVKEMKQLMREARR encoded by the coding sequence ATGGCTGAGTTGTTATTAGGCGTTAATATCGATCATATCGCCACCGTGCGTAACGCCCGCGGCACCCAATATCCCGATCCGGTTCAGGCGGCTTTCGTTGCCGAGCAGGCGGGCGCTGACGGCATCACCGTGCATCTGCGTGAAGATCGCCGACATATTACCGATCGCGATGTGCGCCTGCTGCGGCAGACCATTGAAACGCGCATGAATCTGGAGATGGCAGTCACTGAAGAGATGCTGGCCATCGCCTGTGAGCTCAAGCCGCATTTTTGCTGTCTGGTGCCGGAAAAGCGGCAGGAAGTGACCACCGAAGGCGGTCTGGATGTCGCAGGTCAGCAGGCGAACGTAAGCGCGGCGGTAAAACGCCTGAGCGCGGCGGGGATTCAGGTTTCGCTGTTTATTGATGCCGATGAGCGCCAGATTGACGCAGCCGTCGCCACGGGCGCGCCTTATATTGAAATTCATACTGGCGCTTACGCCGAAGCGGAAGAGGGCGGCGCGCGTGACGCAGAGCTGGCGCGTATTCAGCAGGCGGCCAGCTATGCGGCCTCAAAGGGGCTGAAGGTTAACGCCGGGCACGGGCTTACCTACCATAACGTGCTGCCGATCGCCGCGCTGCCGGAAATGCACGAGCTGAATATCGGGCACGCCATTATTGGTCGCGCGCTGATGAGCGGACTGGCGGAGGCGGTAAAAGAGATGAAGCAGCTGATGCGAGAAGCGCGTCGCTAA
- the acpS gene encoding holo-ACP synthase, producing MAILGLGTDIVEIERIEGVISRSGDRLARRVLSENEWQQYQTHQQPVRFLAKRFAVKEAAAKAFGTGIRGGLAFNQFEVYNDALGKPGLRFFQQAAELAAKLGVQNVHVTLADERHYACATVIIEG from the coding sequence ATGGCTATTCTCGGGCTGGGCACTGATATCGTTGAAATTGAGCGTATCGAAGGGGTGATAAGCCGTTCAGGCGATCGCCTGGCGCGTCGCGTGCTAAGTGAAAACGAGTGGCAACAGTATCAGACGCACCAGCAGCCGGTGCGTTTTCTCGCCAAGCGGTTTGCGGTAAAAGAGGCGGCGGCAAAAGCCTTCGGCACCGGTATTCGTGGCGGCCTGGCGTTTAATCAGTTTGAAGTTTATAACGATGCGCTGGGCAAGCCGGGGCTGCGCTTTTTTCAGCAGGCTGCCGAGCTGGCTGCAAAGCTGGGGGTACAAAACGTTCACGTCACGCTGGCCGATGAGCGTCACTACGCGTGTGCGACGGTGATTATTGAAGGCTGA
- the lepB gene encoding signal peptidase I, which translates to MANMFALILAIATLVTGIIWCIDRFKWAPARRAQQAQAQAQTGSSLDDKTLAKVAKQPGWVETAASVFPVLAVVFVVRSFIYEPFQIPSGSMMPTLLIGDFIVVEKFAYGIKDPITQTTLIPTGHPKRGDIAVFKYPKDPSLDYIKRVIGLPGDRVTYDALNKTLTVNPACGSGKACDKALPITYSDVAPSNFIQTFSGFDGNESGNGFWQVPQGETMPGGLRLAARKETLGDVTHNILLVTEAQSQASMYYQQPGQPQASWVVPAGHYFMMGDNRDNSADSRYWGFVPEKNLVGKATAIWMSFEKQEGEWPTGVRLSRIGGIH; encoded by the coding sequence ATGGCTAACATGTTTGCCCTGATTCTGGCGATCGCAACGCTGGTGACCGGCATTATCTGGTGTATCGACAGGTTCAAGTGGGCGCCGGCCCGCCGTGCGCAGCAGGCTCAGGCTCAGGCGCAAACCGGCAGTTCGTTAGATGATAAAACGCTGGCGAAAGTGGCGAAGCAGCCCGGCTGGGTGGAAACGGCAGCCTCGGTGTTTCCGGTGCTGGCGGTGGTATTTGTGGTGCGCTCGTTTATTTACGAGCCCTTCCAGATCCCGTCTGGTTCGATGATGCCGACGCTGCTGATTGGCGATTTTATCGTGGTAGAGAAATTTGCCTACGGTATCAAAGATCCGATTACCCAGACGACCCTGATCCCGACTGGTCATCCAAAGCGCGGCGATATCGCCGTGTTTAAATATCCTAAAGATCCGAGCCTGGATTACATCAAGCGCGTGATCGGCCTGCCTGGCGATCGCGTGACCTATGATGCGCTGAACAAAACGCTGACGGTTAATCCGGCCTGCGGCAGCGGTAAAGCGTGCGATAAAGCGCTGCCGATCACCTATTCGGACGTGGCGCCCAGCAACTTTATCCAGACCTTCAGCGGCTTCGATGGTAATGAATCCGGTAACGGTTTCTGGCAGGTGCCGCAGGGTGAAACCATGCCCGGCGGTCTGCGTCTGGCTGCCCGCAAAGAAACATTGGGTGACGTAACCCACAATATTTTGTTGGTAACAGAAGCGCAAAGTCAGGCCAGCATGTATTATCAGCAGCCGGGACAGCCGCAGGCGAGCTGGGTTGTACCCGCAGGTCACTATTTTATGATGGGCGATAACCGGGATAACAGCGCTGACAGCCGTTACTGGGGATTCGTACCGGAGAAAAACCTGGTTGGCAAAGCGACCGCTATCTGGATGAGCTTTGAAAAACAGGAAGGTGAATGGCCAACTGGCGTTCGCCTGAGTCGTATTGGCGGCATCCACTAA
- the recO gene encoding DNA repair protein RecO translates to MEGWQRAFVLHGRPWSETSLMLDLFTENHGRVRVISKGARSKRSHLKGALQPFTPLLVRWGGRGEVKTLRNVEAVSLALPLSGMTLYCGLYVNELVARVLEHETPFPELFFDYLHCIQSLAQANGSPEPALRRFELALLGHLGYGVDFLHCAGTGEEIEDGMTYSYREEKGFIASLVINQRSFTGRQLRALAERDFPDGDTLRAAKRFTRMALKPWLGGKPLKSQELFRQFIPKKRAETPDRQE, encoded by the coding sequence ATGGAAGGCTGGCAGCGCGCTTTTGTCCTGCATGGACGGCCCTGGAGCGAAACCAGCCTGATGCTGGATCTGTTTACCGAAAATCATGGTCGGGTGCGCGTGATTTCCAAAGGCGCTCGCTCGAAGCGCTCCCACCTCAAGGGAGCGCTCCAGCCTTTTACGCCGCTGCTGGTGCGCTGGGGCGGCCGTGGCGAAGTGAAAACCCTGCGCAATGTGGAAGCGGTCTCGCTGGCATTGCCGTTAAGCGGCATGACCCTCTACTGCGGCCTCTACGTTAACGAGCTGGTAGCGCGCGTGCTGGAGCATGAAACGCCCTTTCCCGAACTCTTCTTTGATTATCTCCACTGTATTCAGTCTCTGGCGCAGGCCAACGGCAGCCCGGAACCGGCGCTGCGTCGGTTTGAGCTGGCGCTGCTCGGTCATTTAGGTTACGGCGTCGATTTTTTGCACTGCGCCGGCACCGGAGAAGAGATTGAAGATGGCATGACCTACAGCTATCGTGAAGAAAAAGGGTTTATCGCCAGCCTGGTAATAAACCAGCGCAGCTTTACCGGACGGCAGCTGCGCGCGCTCGCGGAGCGTGATTTTCCGGATGGCGATACGCTGCGCGCAGCAAAACGCTTTACCCGTATGGCGTTAAAGCCGTGGCTGGGCGGCAAGCCGTTAAAAAGCCAGGAGCTGTTCCGCCAGTTTATTCCCAAAAAGCGTGCTGAAACGCCGGATCGCCAGGAGTAA
- the rnc gene encoding ribonuclease III codes for MNPILINKLQRKLGYTFTHQDLLQQALTHRSASSKHNERLEFLGDSILSFVIANALYHRFPRVDEGDMSRMRATLVRGNTLAEMAREFDLGECLRLGPGELKSGGFRRESILADTVEALIGGVFLDSDIQTVEQLILNWYQSRLDQISPGDKQKDPKTRLQEYLQGRHLPLPSYLVVQVRGEAHDQEFTIHCQVSGMAEPVVGTGSSRRKAEQAAAEQALIKLGLE; via the coding sequence ATGAATCCCATCCTCATTAATAAGCTCCAGCGAAAGCTGGGCTACACTTTTACTCATCAGGATCTGCTGCAACAGGCATTAACCCACCGGAGTGCCAGCAGCAAGCACAACGAGCGTCTTGAGTTTCTTGGCGATTCCATCCTGAGCTTTGTTATTGCTAATGCGCTTTATCACCGCTTTCCTCGCGTGGATGAGGGCGATATGAGCCGCATGCGCGCGACGCTGGTAAGGGGCAATACCCTGGCGGAGATGGCGCGCGAATTTGATTTAGGCGAATGCCTGCGCCTGGGTCCTGGCGAGCTGAAAAGCGGCGGATTCCGTCGTGAATCGATCCTGGCCGATACCGTTGAAGCGTTAATCGGCGGCGTCTTTCTCGACAGCGATATCCAGACCGTCGAGCAGCTGATCCTCAACTGGTATCAAAGCCGTCTGGATCAGATTAGCCCGGGCGACAAACAGAAAGATCCCAAAACGCGTCTGCAGGAGTATCTGCAGGGTCGTCATCTGCCGCTGCCCTCCTATCTGGTGGTGCAGGTACGTGGCGAAGCGCACGATCAGGAATTTACCATTCACTGTCAGGTGAGCGGCATGGCAGAGCCGGTGGTTGGCACCGGTTCAAGCCGTCGTAAAGCTGAACAGGCAGCGGCCGAACAGGCGCTGATTAAGTTAGGACTCGAATGA
- the yfhb gene encoding phosphatidylglycerophosphatase C has protein sequence MADSQRRVVFFDLDGTLHQQDMFGTFMRYLLWRQPLNLLLVVVLLPVVGIGMLIKGRAARWPMSLLLWSITFGHSEAALQRREANFARWFRQRVVAFPVVQQRLTDYLSSEDADVWLITGSPQPLVEQVYFDSAFLPRVKLIASQMTRGWGGRVLSLRCLGHEKVVQLEEKIGTPLQLYSGYSDSKQDNPLLYFCQHRWRVTPHGELQQLE, from the coding sequence ATGGCGGACTCGCAACGACGGGTGGTATTTTTCGATCTGGACGGCACCTTACATCAACAGGATATGTTCGGCACCTTTATGCGCTATCTGCTGTGGCGACAACCGCTTAATTTGTTGCTGGTGGTGGTGCTGCTGCCGGTAGTAGGCATCGGGATGTTGATCAAGGGACGCGCGGCGCGCTGGCCGATGAGCCTGCTGTTGTGGTCTATCACCTTTGGCCACAGCGAGGCGGCCTTACAGCGGCGCGAGGCGAATTTTGCCCGCTGGTTTCGCCAGCGCGTGGTGGCGTTTCCGGTGGTGCAGCAACGCTTAACCGATTATCTCAGCAGCGAGGATGCCGACGTCTGGCTGATCACCGGTTCGCCGCAACCGTTAGTGGAACAGGTCTATTTCGATTCCGCCTTTCTGCCGCGCGTTAAGCTTATCGCCAGTCAGATGACGCGAGGCTGGGGCGGACGGGTGCTTAGCCTGCGCTGCCTCGGACACGAGAAGGTGGTGCAGCTGGAGGAAAAAATTGGTACGCCGTTACAGCTCTACAGTGGCTATAGCGACAGCAAGCAGGATAATCCGCTGCTTTACTTTTGCCAGCATCGCTGGCGCGTTACGCCTCATGGCGAACTGCAACAGCTGGAATAA
- a CDS encoding YfhL family 4Fe-4S dicluster ferredoxin, which produces MALLITKKCINCDMCEPECPNQAISMGDDIYVIDPWLCTECVGHYDAPTCMSVCPIDNTIITDPAHQENREQLWEKFVLIQQAV; this is translated from the coding sequence ATGGCGTTACTGATTACGAAAAAATGCATTAACTGCGATATGTGCGAACCGGAGTGTCCTAACCAGGCGATTTCGATGGGCGATGACATTTACGTTATCGATCCCTGGCTTTGTACCGAATGTGTGGGGCATTACGATGCGCCAACCTGTATGAGCGTCTGTCCGATCGATAACACCATCATTACCGACCCGGCGCATCAGGAAAACCGCGAACAGCTGTGGGAAAAGTTTGTGCTGATCCAACAGGCAGTATGA
- the era gene encoding GTPase Era, whose translation MSEQQMHCGFIAIVGRPNVGKSTLLNQLLGQKVSITSRKPQTTRHRIMGIHTEGAWQAIYVDTPGLHIEEKRAINRLMNRAASSSIGDVELIIFVVEGTRWTADDEMVLNKLKENKVPVLLAINKVDNITDKSILLPHLQFLSQQMDFMDMVPISAESGKNVDTIASIVRKRLPIADHHFPEDYITDRSQRFMASEIIREKLMRFLGAELPYSVTVEIERFVTNERGGYDINGLILVEREGQKKMVIGNKGAKIKTVGIEARKDMEELFEMKVHLELWVKVKSGWADDERALRSLGYVDDL comes from the coding sequence ATGAGCGAACAACAGATGCACTGCGGCTTTATTGCGATTGTCGGCCGCCCCAACGTTGGAAAATCCACGCTGCTGAACCAGTTACTCGGGCAGAAGGTTTCCATCACCTCGCGTAAACCGCAAACCACGCGCCACCGGATTATGGGTATCCATACCGAAGGTGCCTGGCAGGCGATTTACGTGGATACGCCCGGCCTGCACATCGAAGAGAAGCGGGCGATTAACCGCCTGATGAACCGTGCCGCCAGCAGCTCCATCGGCGACGTTGAGCTGATTATTTTTGTGGTGGAAGGCACGCGCTGGACGGCGGATGATGAAATGGTTCTCAACAAGCTGAAAGAGAACAAAGTGCCGGTGCTGCTGGCCATCAACAAAGTCGATAACATTACCGATAAATCGATTCTGCTGCCGCACTTGCAGTTCCTGAGCCAGCAGATGGACTTTATGGATATGGTGCCGATCTCCGCGGAAAGCGGGAAAAACGTGGATACTATCGCCAGCATCGTACGCAAACGTCTGCCGATTGCCGATCACCACTTCCCGGAAGATTACATTACCGATCGCTCGCAGCGTTTTATGGCGTCGGAAATCATCCGTGAAAAGCTGATGCGTTTCCTTGGCGCCGAGCTGCCCTATTCGGTCACGGTAGAGATCGAACGCTTCGTTACCAATGAGCGTGGCGGCTATGATATCAATGGCCTGATTCTGGTTGAGCGTGAAGGCCAGAAAAAGATGGTGATTGGCAACAAAGGGGCCAAAATCAAAACCGTCGGTATTGAAGCGCGTAAGGATATGGAAGAGCTGTTTGAGATGAAAGTGCATCTTGAACTGTGGGTTAAAGTGAAGTCTGGCTGGGCGGATGACGAACGTGCGCTGCGTAGCCTGGGCTACGTTGACGATCTCTGA
- a CDS encoding MurR/RpiR family transcriptional regulator, whose product MSALLRIRQLYSGLALNERRLADYLLAQPAHACQLSSPRLAQEAGVSQSSVVKFAQKLGYKGFPALKLALSESLQAKEAITVHNHILSGDPLKVVGEKLFTEKVSAIRATLDINSEDKLLETLDLMKRADRIVLVGMGASGLVAKDFSWKLMKIGISAVAEQDMHALLASVQALRAGDLLLAISYSGERREINLAAQEAVRVGAYVLAFTGFTPNTLQQCATHCLYTVAEEQSTRSAAISSTSAQLALTDLLFMALVQQDAERASNYMRHSESLVKKLV is encoded by the coding sequence ATGAGTGCCCTGTTACGCATCCGCCAACTCTATTCCGGGCTGGCGTTGAATGAGCGTCGGCTGGCCGATTATCTTCTGGCGCAGCCCGCCCATGCCTGTCAGCTTAGCTCGCCGCGGCTGGCGCAGGAGGCGGGCGTTAGCCAGTCCAGCGTGGTGAAGTTCGCGCAGAAGCTAGGCTATAAGGGATTTCCGGCGCTCAAGCTGGCATTGAGTGAATCCTTACAGGCGAAAGAAGCGATTACGGTACATAACCATATTTTAAGCGGCGATCCGTTAAAAGTGGTGGGCGAGAAGCTGTTTACCGAGAAGGTTTCCGCTATTCGCGCCACGCTGGATATCAATAGCGAAGATAAGCTACTGGAGACGCTTGATTTAATGAAGCGCGCCGATCGCATTGTGCTGGTCGGCATGGGCGCTTCCGGTCTGGTGGCGAAAGATTTTTCATGGAAGCTGATGAAAATCGGCATTAGCGCGGTGGCCGAGCAGGATATGCACGCCCTGCTGGCCAGCGTACAGGCCCTGCGCGCCGGTGATTTGCTGCTGGCCATTTCCTACAGCGGCGAACGCCGTGAGATCAATCTGGCCGCGCAGGAGGCGGTGCGCGTGGGCGCCTATGTGCTGGCCTTCACCGGTTTTACGCCGAACACGTTGCAGCAGTGCGCCACCCACTGTCTTTATACCGTGGCGGAAGAGCAGAGCACGCGCAGCGCCGCTATCTCCTCTACTTCGGCTCAGCTGGCGCTGACCGATCTGCTGTTTATGGCGCTGGTACAGCAGGATGCCGAGCGCGCCTCCAACTATATGCGGCACAGCGAGTCGCTGGTAAAAAAACTGGTATGA